A window of the Lactuca sativa cultivar Salinas chromosome 5, Lsat_Salinas_v11, whole genome shotgun sequence genome harbors these coding sequences:
- the LOC111881884 gene encoding 110 kDa U5 small nuclear ribonucleoprotein component CLO, translated as MDDSLYDEFGNYIGPEIESDQESDREDEDEDLQEKPEDERADSDEENGTAGPNGWMTTGDDVDMENQIVLAEDKKYYPTAEEVYGEDVETLVMDEDEQPLELPIIKPVRDIKFEVGVKDSSTYVSTQFLLGLSSNPTLVRNVALVGHLQHGKTVFMDMLVEQTHHISTFDQNSEKHMRYTDTRVDEQERRISIKAVPMSLVLEDSNSKSYMCNIMDTPGHVNFSDEMTAALRLADGAVLIVDAAEGVMVNTERAIRHAIQERLPIVVVINKVDRLITELKLPPRDAYHKLRHTIEVINNHITAVSSTAGNVQVIDPTAGNLCFASGSAGWCFTLQSFAKLYVKLHGIPFDANKFASRLWGDYYYDPATRAFKKKQAASAGAERSFVQFILEPLYKIYSQVIGEHKKSVETTLAELGVTLSNAAYKSNVRPLLRLACSSVFGSATGFTDMLVNHIPSAKQAAPRKVDHIYTGVKDSRIYKAMESCDPSGPLMVNITKLYPKSDCSVFDAFGRVYSGELHTGQTVRVLGEGYSPDDEEDMTVKEVTKLWVYQARYRIPINKAPPGSWVLIEGVDASIMKTATLCNVEYDEDVCIFRALQFNTLPVVKTATEPLNPSELPKMVEGLRKISKSYPLAITKVEESGEHTILGTGELYLDSIMKDLRELYSEVEVKVADPVVSFCETVVESSSMKCFAETPNKKNKITMIAEPLERGLAEDIENGIVSVDWPRKKLGDFFQTKYDWDLLAARSIWAFGPDKQGPNILLDDTLSSEVDKSLLNAVKDSIVQGFQWGAREGPLCDEPIRNVKFKIVDARIAPEPLHRGTGQIIPTARRVAYSAFLMATPRLMEPVYYVEIQTPIDCVPAIYTVLSRRRGHITADVPQPGTPAYIVKAFLPVIESFGFETDLRYHTQGQAFALSAFDHWAIVPGDPLDKSIVLRPLEPAPIQYLAREFMVKTRRRKGMSEDVSINKFFDEAMVVELAQQAADLHLQMI; from the exons ATGGATGACAGCTTGTATGATGAGTTTGGAAACTACATTGGACCTGAAATCGAGTCTGATCAAGAGAGTGAtagagaagatgaagatgaagatctccAAGAAAAGCCTGAAGACGAGAGGGCCGATTCTGATGAAGAGAATGGAACTGCTGGACCCAATGGATGGATGACAACTGGCGATGATGTTGATATGGAGAATCAGATTGTTCTTGCAGAGGACAAAAAGTATTACCCTACTGCAGAAGAAGTCTATGGTGAAGATGTGGAAACACTAGtaatggatgaagatgaacaacCCCTTGAGCTACCTATAATCAAACCAGTAAGAGACATTAAGTTTGAAGTTGGTGTTAAAGATTCATCCACCTATGTGTCAACCCAATTTCTCTTAGGCCTTTCATCAAATCCCACTTTGGTTAGGAATGTTGCTTTGGTAGGACACTTGCAACATGGGAAGACTGTTTTCATGGATATGTTAGTTGAGCAAACACACCATATTTCAACTTTTGatcaaaacagtgaaaaacacaTGAGATACACTGATACAAGGGTAGATGAACAAGAGAGAAGGATATCAATCAAAGCAGTTCCCATGTCACTTGTTCTTGAAGACAGCAATTCAAAATCCTACATGTGTAATATCATGGATACCCCTGGACATgttaacttttctgatgaaatgACTGCTGCTCTTAGGCTTGCTGATGGGGCAGTTTTGATTGTAGATGCTGCTGAAGGCGTCATG GTGAATACAGAGAGGGCAATCCGACATGCAATTCAAGAGCGCTTACCTATTGTAGTTGTGATAAACAAG GTTGACAGATTAATAACAGAGCTCAAACTACCACCTAGAGATGCCTACCATAAACTAAGACACACAATCGAAGTCATCAACAACCACATCACCGCAGTCTCGTCGACAGCTGGCAACGTCCAGGTCATCGATCCGACAGCTGGCAACCTCTGTTTCGCTAGTGGAAGTGCAGGCTGGTGTTTCACTCTCCAATCATTTGCCAAATTATATGTCAAACTTCACGGAATCCCATTCGATGCCAACAAATTCGCCTCAAGACTTTGGGGAGATTACTATTACGACCCCGCCACTCGGGCTTTCAAAAAGAAACAAGCCGCAAGTGCAGGGGCAGAACGGTCATTTGTCCAGTTCATTTTAGAACCACTTTACAAGATCTACAGTCAAGTAATCGGTGAACATAAAAAGAGTGTTGAGACAACGTTAGCTGAACTTGGTGTCACTTTAAGCAATGCTGCATATAAATCAAATGTAAGACCCTTACTTAGATTAGCTTGTAGTTCAGTTTTTGGGTCAGCTACTGGATTTACAGACATGTTGGTCAACCATATCCCTTCTGCTAAACAAGCTGCCCCTCGAAAGGTTGACCATATTTACACTGGAGTCAAAGATTCAAGAATTTATAAAGCCATGGAAAGTTGTGACCCATCTGGTCCACTCATGGTCAACATTACTAAACTCTATCCCAAATCAGATTGTAGTGTTTTTGATGCATTTGGTAGGGTTTATAGTGGGGAACTTCACACAGGGCAAACTGTTCGTGTTCTTGGAGAAGGGTATTCACCAgatgatgaagaagatatgaCTGTGAAAGAAGTGACAAAATTATGGGTGTATCAAGCGCGATATAGGATACCCATTAATAAAGCGCCACCTGGCTCGTGGGTTTTGATTGAAGGTGTTGATGCTTCGATTATGAAAACTGCTACACTTTGTAATGTGGAATATGATGAGGATGTGTGTATTTTTAGAGCTCTTCAGTTTAATACACTTCCTGTGGTGAAAACAGCTACTGAGCCTTTGAATCCAAGTGAGTTGCCTAAAATGGTGGAGGGGTTGAGGAAGATTAGTAAGAGTTATCCACTTGCAATTACTAAAGTTGAGGAGTCTGGTGAACATACGATTTTGGGAACTGGAGAGTTGTATCTTGATTCGATTATGAAAGATCTCAGGGAATTGTATTCAGAAGTTGAAGTTAAG GTGGCAGATCCAGTTGTTTCATTCTGTGAAACAGTGGTGGAGTCTTCATCAATGAAATGCTTTGCTGAAACTCCtaacaagaaaaacaaaattaCCATG aTTGCTGAGCCATTGGAGAGAGGACTTGCAGAAGATATTGAGAATGGTATTGTAAGTGTGGACTGGCCTAGAAAGAAATTAGGAGACTTTTTTCAAACCAAATATGATTGGGATCTTCTTGCTGCAAGATCTATATGGGCCTTTGGACCCGATAAACAG GGTCCTAATATATTATTGGACGATACCCTCTCGAGTGAAGTTGACAAAAGCTTGTTGAATGCTGTAAAGGATTCCATTGTTCAAGG GTTCCAGTGGGGTGCACGTGAGGGCCCACTTTGTGATGAGCCAATCCGTAATGTTAAATTCAAAATAGTAGATGCGAGAATTGCACCAGAGCCATTACACCGTGGAACCGGTCAAATCATTCCAACAGCTCGACGTGTCGCCTATTCAGCTTTTCTTATGGCAACACCACGCCTTATGGAGCCTGTCTATTATGTTGAG ATTCAAACACCTATAGATTGTGTTCCTGCTATATACACGGTGTTATCTCGTAGACGTGGACATATAACTGCTGATGTACCCCAACCAGGAACTCCAGCCTATATAGTGAAG GCGTTTTTACCTGTAATCGAGTCATTTGGTTTTGAGACAGACTTAAGGTATCATACCCAAGGTCAAGCATTTGCCCTTTCAGCTTTCGATCACTGGGCAATTGTTCCTGGTGATCCACTCGACAAAAGCATTGTGTTAAGACCACTGGAGCCTGCACCCATTCAGTACCTTGCACGTGAATTTATGGTCAAAACAAGGCGTAGGaag gGAATGAGCGAGGATGTGAGCATCAATAAGTTCTTTGATGAGGCTATGGTGGTGGAGCTTGCCCAACAGGCGGCTGATCTGCACCTTCAGATGATCTAG